In the Heteronotia binoei isolate CCM8104 ecotype False Entrance Well chromosome 13, APGP_CSIRO_Hbin_v1, whole genome shotgun sequence genome, one interval contains:
- the LOC132581221 gene encoding olfactory receptor 1-like: protein MEHGNQTFVPGFILQELFNREGHEGLIFFIHLFMYLLILLGNLLIVLLICCDAHLLHTPMYFFLSYLSLADMCFASSTIPIMLRNLISQDKVISYSGCLSQIYFFLAFGNSDNFLLAAMAYDRYLAICCPLHYTSLMNTKRCLLMVSGCWLLALFQSTLYTSLLSSVSFCASQEIPHFFCEFYPVLGLACSDTTAVKLVVLTEGVLDILGPFVFIVASYVRIFLTVVKTSSSTSKRKAFSTCGSHLAVVILFYGTLCWIYTQPTSDNTQASLMHTVVTPMLNPFIYSLRNNEMKGALRRLLRRMRVNCMNWK from the coding sequence ATGGAGCACGGGAATCAAACTTTTGTTCCAGGATTCATCTTGCAAGAGCTCTTCAACCGAGAGGGACACGAAGGCCTCATCTTCTTCATCCACCTCTTCATGTATCTGCTGATCCTCTTGGGCAACCTGCTGATCGTCCTTCTGATCTGCTGTGACGCCCATCTCCTCCACACACCCATGTACTTCTTCCTCAGCTACCTCTCTCTGGCTGATATGTGTTTTGCGTCTTCCACTATCCCCATAATGCTGCGTAACCTCATTTCCCAGGACAAGGTCATCTCCTATAGTGGCTGCTTGTCTCAGATttattttttcctggcctttGGCAATAGTGACAACTTCCTGCTTGCCGCCATGGCCTACGATCGCTACCTGGCGATCTGCTGTCCACTGCACTACACTTCCTTGATGAACACCAAGCGTTGCCTCTTGATGGTTTCTGGGTGTTGGCTCCTGGCCCTTTTCCAGTCTACGCTGTACACCTCCCTGCTCTCCTCCGTCTCCTTCTGCGcatcccaggagatcccccatTTTTTCTGTGAGTTCTACCCCGTGCTAGGCCTTGCCTGCTCCGACACCACAGCTGTCAAGCTGGTGGTGCTGACAGAAGGTGTGCTCGATATTCTGGGGCCGTTTGTCTTCATCGTGGCCTCCTACGTGCGCATCTTCCTCACCGTTGTGAAGACTTCATCGTCCACCAGCAAACGCAAGGCCTTTTCCACATGTGGTTCTCACCTAGCCGTGGTTATCCTCTTCTATGGCACCCTCTGCTGGATTTATACGCAGCCTACCTCTGACAATACACAGGCTTCTCTCATGCATACTGTGGTGACTCCTATGCTCAACCCTTTCATCTACAGCCTGAGGAACAATGAGATGAAAGGAGCTCTGAGGAGACTTCTTAGAAGGATGAGAGTCAATTGTATGAACTGGAAGTAA
- the LOC132581795 gene encoding olfactory receptor 1L4-like, whose amino-acid sequence MAFQSNTTCYYGFILQGLSNQPEHERLFLPIFFFFYLMILLGNLLITLLIYYNARLYQTPMYFFLSHLSLVDVGLSSSTIPKLLHNLLTHTKSISYGGCLSQMFFFLGFGITESFLLSSMAYDRYVAICHPFRYAILMNLRNCLLLASGCWLLGFLNSLLYTVQMSRLSFCGSREIPHYFCDLHPLIKLSCSDTSAIQMTTLTEGTVTMVGPFAVTILSYSLIFYKVLRIPSAAGKRKAFSTCSAHLTSVVLLFGTVIAVYLHPTATYSSPKVRVMSVAYTVVTPMLNPFIYSLRNSEIQQALRKCLGVI is encoded by the coding sequence ATGGCTTTTCAGAGCAACACAACTTGTTACTATGGATTCATCCTACAAGGTCTCTCCAATCAGCCGGAACATGAGcgtctcttcctccccatcttcttcttcttctacctgatgATCCTTCTAGGCAATCTGCTGATCACTCTCCTTATCTACTACAATGCCCGCCTCTACCAGACCCCCATGTATTTCTTCCTCAGCCATCTCTCATTGGTTGATGTGGGGCTTTCCTCCTCTACCATTCCCAAGTTGCTGCATAACCTACTGACTCATACCAAAAGCATATCCTATGGTGGGTGCCTGTCTCAAATGTTCTTCTTCTTGGGCTTTGGAATCACAGAAAGTTTCCTCCTGTCCTCCATGGCCTATGATCGGTACGTGGCCATCTGCCACCCATTTCGTTACGCCATTCTGATGAATCTGAGGAATTGTCTGCTCTTGGCTTCCGGCTGTTGGCTTTTGGGTTTCCTCAACTCCCTGCTCTACACTGTGCAGATGTCTCGTCTTTCCTTCTGTGGCTCCCGGGAGATCCCCCACTATTTTTGTGACCTCCATCCTTTAATCAAGCTCTCCTGCTCTGACACCTCAGCCATTCAGATGACCACCCTCACCGAGGGGACGGTGACCATGGTGGGACCCTTTGCAGTCACCATCCTCTCTTACTCCCTCATCTTCTACAAAGTTCTCAGGATCCCATCAGCAGCTGGGAAGCGTAAAGCCTTTTCGACCTGCAGTGCCCATCTCACCTCGGTGGTTCTGCTTTTTGGGACAGTGATTGCTGTATATCTCCATCCCACCGCCACGTATTCCAGCCCCAAGGTCCGGGTGATGTCCGTAGCCTACACAGTTGTGACGCCCATGCTCAACCCTTTCATCTACAGCCTGAGGAACTCTGAGATCCAGCAGGCTCTGAGGAAGTGCCTAGGGGTCATCTGA
- the LOC132581796 gene encoding olfactory receptor 1L1-like — MDHRNVTQVSEFLIRGFTSQPELQKILFPFFLFMYLLTLLGNVTIIFVIHSDEKLFQTPMYFLLSFLAVCDLGFCSNIIPKAIVNLVSQKKTISYHGCLTQIFFAIFIGNADSYILASMAYDRFVAICRPLYYSAMMSYKRCIQLAAISWTIPFFHSVLYTVMMSHVEFCNPGEIAQFFCDLYPVLDVSCSDSSIIDLVLMTEGLVEILGPFVLILISYIFIFYTILKIPSAVAKRKAFSTCGSHICVVLMYFGGISFIYFKPNANHPEYKDTVAGVMCTLVTPMLNPFIYTLRNNEMKAAMKRAYKKYFHRS, encoded by the coding sequence ATGGATCACAGGAATGTCACTCAGGTCTCCGAATTCCTCATCCGTGGCTTCACTTCCCAACCCGAACTCCAGAAGAtccttttccccttcttcctcttcatgTATCTGCTCACCCTCCTGGGGAACGTCACCATCATCTTTGTGATCCACTCTGATGAGAAGCTTTTCCAAACCCCCATGTACTTCCTCCTCAGCTTCCTTGCAGTATGCGATTTGGGGTTTTGCAGCAACATCATCCCCAAGGCGATTGTAAACTTGGTGTCTCAGAAAAAGACCATCTCCTACCATGGCTGTCTGACACAGATATTTTTCGCAATCTTTATTGGCAATGCAGACAGCtacatcctggcttccatggccTATGACCGTTTTGTGGCCATCTGCCGCCCGCTCTACTATTCTGCCATGATGAGCTACAAGCGTTGCATTCAATTGGCAGCCATATCCTGGACCATCCCCTTCTTCCACTCTGTGCTTTACACCGTGATGATGTCTCATGTCGAGTTCTGTAACCCTGGGGAGATCGCTCAGTTTTTCTGTGACCTTTACCCTGTTCTGGATGTTTCTTGCTCTGACTCAAGCATTATAGATTTAGTCTTGATGACAGAGGGGTTAGTGGAGATCCTGGGGCCATTTGTGCTCATTCTCATTTCATACATCTTCATTTTCTATACCATCTTGAAGATTCCGTCAGCCGTTGCCAAGCGCAAGGCATTCTCGACATGCGGGTCCCACATTTGTGTGGTGCTCATGTACTTTGGTGggataagttttatttatttcaagcCAAATGCCAATCACCCAGAGTACAAGGACACAGTGGCAGGTGTTATGTGCACCCTGGTAACCCCCATGTTGAATCCTTTCATCTATACCCTCAGGAACAATGAGATGAAGGCAGCCATGAAGAGGGCCTACAAGAAGTATTTTCATAGATCTTGA
- the LOC132581797 gene encoding olfactory receptor 1L4-like, whose protein sequence is MAFQSNTTCCYGFILQGLSNQPEHERLFLPIFFFFYLMILLGNLLITLLIYYNARLYQTPMYFFLSHLSLVDVGLSSSTIPKLLHNLLTHTKSISYGGCLSQMFFFLGFGITESFLLSSMAYDRYVAICHPFRYAILMNLRNCLLLASGCWLLGFLNSLLYTVQMSRLSFCGSQEIPHYFCDLHPLIKLSCSDTSAIQMTTLTEGTVTMVGPFAVTILSYALIFYKVLRIPSAAGKYKAFSTCSAHLTSVVLLFGTVIAVYLHPTATYSSPKVRVMSVAYTVVTPMLNPFIYSVRNSEIQQALRKCLGVI, encoded by the coding sequence ATGGCTTTTCAGAGCAACACAACTTGTTGCTATGGATTCATCCTACAAGGTCTCTCCAATCAGCCGGAACATGAGcgtctcttcctccccatcttcttcttcttctacctgatgATCCTTCTAGGCAATCTGCTGATCACTCTCCTTATCTACTACAATGCCCGCCTCTACCAGACCCCCATGTATTTCTTCCTCAGCCATCTCTCATTGGTTGATGTGGGGCTTTCCTCCTCTACCATTCCCAAGTTGCTGCATAACCTACTGACTCATACCAAAAGCATATCCTATGGTGGGTGCCTGTCTCAAATGTTCTTCTTCTTGGGCTTTGGAATCACAGAAAGTTTCCTCCTGTCCTCCATGGCCTATGATCGGTACGTGGCCATCTGCCACCCATTTCGTTACGCCATTCTGATGAATCTGAGGAATTGTCTGCTCTTGGCTTCCGGCTGTTGGCTTTTGGGTTTCCTCAACTCCCTGCTCTACACTGTGCAGATGTCTCGTCTTTCCTTCTGTGGCtcccaggagatcccccactatTTTTGTGACCTCCATCCTTTAATCAAGCTCTCCTGCTCTGACACCTCAGCCATTCAGATGACCACCCTCACCGAGGGGACGGTGACCATGGTGGGACCCTTCGCAGTCACCATCCTCTCTTACGCCCTCATCTTCTACAAAGTTCTCAGGATCCCATCAGCAGCTGGGAAGTATAAAGCCTTTTCGACCTGCAGTGCCCATCTCACCTCGGTGGTTCTGCTTTTTGGAACAGTGATTGCTGTATATCTCCATCCCACCGCCACGTATTCCAGCCCCAAGGTCCGGGTGATGTCCGTAGCCTACACTGTTGTGACGCCCATGCTCAACCCCTTCATCTACAGCGTGAGGAACTCTGAGATCCAGCAGGCTCTGAGGAAGTGCCTAGGGGTCATCTGA